Within Aspergillus oryzae RIB40 DNA, chromosome 2, the genomic segment CTCCATCGGCTCCTCTGTcatctcatcttcctcagTGCTGTCTTCcagagcagcagcaagaatCAAGTGCAAAACAACCTGCAAGAAAGTCTCAACACGGGTAGGTGGAATGTTCGGTGTGCACTCCTTTGAGGAGACAACATAGTCGAGACACTGGTGAACAATCTGGGCAAATAGCAAGGTCCTTGTGAAGCGTGGAAGTCCGATAAATGCCCCAGAAGTGATACGCCGGAGTTTAGGTTCAAACACCACATCGGATGGCTTTTTGCCAGTTTTCTTGGCCATCCAttccttatatatattctccGCTTCGTCTCGCTGGTTTTTGGTGTAGTGGGCGCTGTACGGGTCGATGAGATCAATGTATTGGGATTTGAGTTCGAAGGTGCCGGTATCATTCAGCCCTTCAGGGGGGCGGAACCCTGCTACCTCTTCCAGCACGTCCTGGAACATGTCCGAGTCTAGCAGCTTGTCACTGAGGCGGGTCGATAGGTCCGAGAATGATAGAGGCTTGAAGCACAAAACGTGTGCAATGTCACGACGAATATTTTCGCTCATCGCGGCATCGCCATCATCTATAGCCGTGAGAGAGTTCCGATCCGTCAACAAGATGACAAGCAAATGCACGAACTCCTCGGCGACATCGATGATCTGGTTATCTTCGTAGCCAGCACGTGGCATATAGTTCCTCGTCATCCAGTCAACCATTCCAAATCTATCCGCAATAGACGCGAGGACACGGCTTGGGTTACATGTTACCAGAGCCGTCTGAAGCAGGAAGATATCACGGTAGTATGCGAAATCGCGAGACGATACACCTCGGTATTGTGACATCTGATGCCGGAGACTTAGCCCGTTGCGGACCCACATGCCTGCCTTCATCTGGGCCAGCCAGGCACAAACCCTGAGAGGGTAGTCGAACATTGACAGAAGCAAATCCTCTGGGGCAAGGCTGCTATCATGAATAAAATTGTCGTTCGCAATCTGTGCTGCCTCAAGTAGGGTATCGCGCATCAAAGAGCTGCTCATGTTACGACCACATTCAAGTAGCCAGGAAAGAGTGTAGTGCAACGCATGATGAAAACTGATAGAGCCTCGTTCAACGACGAAGTCTACGACACGGTGGCGTGAAACCTGACCCGGTTGATCGTCGCCCTCGAAGTCAAAGAACGGCAAGGATTTGAACTTAACGTACTCCTTGATCTCCGCTTGGTCAAAACGCTTGCGCTCGATTCCAGTGGAGTGGGCAACAGCGGAGACAGTAGCCACTTTAAGTGCTCGCAGCAAGTTCTCACCGCCGTCGACGTCGGGATTACGGAATGCTTCGCAGATTTGACGGCACAGCCTATTTATCTCCCGCATGAGAATAGATGCGCTAATCCAAGCGTCCGTCTCATACTCGACGTGCTCCCCTACGGCACGGACATTGGGGCAGATACCCTGCGAGAGCTTGACCAAATCCAAGAACTGACAGAGATATTGTTCTTCGGTCCGCACGCGGTTCTGTACATACTCAGACTGCAGAAGATACCGTagatccaagaagaagtggtAAAGGCGCCTATTTGTCACGGAACCAGCGTCGAACGCCAGCGTTGCATTGGGGTTTACCTCGTATGGCTCACCAACCTGCCTCGTAGTTAAGAAAGTATACAAGATAGACATGACCTTAGTCAAGAAGTTCCCTCGAAGGACTATCTCCTCCGTGATTGAAGGCGTGGTAAGAAGCTGCAAGGAGAGGTTTACAATGGAATGATCTGGCTCTCTATCGGCAATCAGGTAAAGTTGCGCAAGTGCAGTGTAAAGAGCAGACAGGCGCAAGCCCATGATCCGCTTGAACTGAGGGACATTCACGACAGTGCCAATGTAGAGATCGCGAAGATCGGTACGTGTCTTCTTCCAAAGTCTGAGGTCGAAAAGAATCATCCAGTCGAGACGCGTGCGCTGCCATAAATCCTCATATGGGGGGACATTGTCCCCTCTCTTAGGTACGGACGATCTGACTTGCCAGTAACTTGGGGTCTTTGCCGGGGAAGGCTTAACTACACCAGAGGGTGTTTTGGGGATGGGAACGTAAGACGCCGAGACATCATCGTGTGTCTCACTGGAGACCGAATCATTAGGGGCAGTCTGCGCCTCGGTTTCAATTGCTTCTGCATGTGGTtgctcctcctcttcctcctcctcttgCTGCTGTTCGGGGTTCTGTCGCTGACGAGCGAACCCTAAGAGAGCTTGGATAGTGTCCAGTGCATCATCCGCATTTCCCATCACCatatcctcgtcttcatcttccacttcctGGCGCAACCTATTCAAATCCATCTCTatgtcttcgtcttcatcgtcggcatcatcatcatgacccTCAACAAAatcttcatcgtcctcaCCGTCTTCGTTTGCGCCCTGCTCATCGCCATtttcgatatcctcatcctcgtcatcatcatccgcGGCCAATACTACTTGACCCTGAGGAGATACCGTGAGCATTACGGTACGATACGGTGCATTGTCCGACTTCTCCTGGTCATCGATACCTTTCATACCAATATCTGCATTGAAGGCTCCGCTGCCGCGACGCCATGGGCTCAACAGTTCCTCACAGACGGTATGGCGTAAAATCTCGTTGTCCTCAAGAACGCTGCATCCAGAAATGTCTGCCAGCCACTCGACGATGGTCCCGCACATTTGCTCGCGGAACGTATCCCGGGCGGACCGAATCGTAACGGTGACCTTGATCTGTTCGATAATCTTTGACACGGCCAACAACCTTTGCAAATCCTTCGAGTACTTAACCACACTCCGTCCATAATCATTGGTCTCTTGCGCCCTATCGTTTCCAAAGGAATCCCGCTCTCGACAAGCCCGGCTCACTTGATGAGCAACATCGCGAATGGTATGCTTCTCATCGTTCCACAACGCGAGCGCAAACTCCGGCTCTTCCTCAGCCAGGTCACCCTCACCATACCACCCTGGACGTAGCCGTGATGCCTCTTCGTCCTGCCTGATACCCTCTTCCGTCTTCGGCAATCGCAGCTGTTCCGGCGAGCAAGAGAGCACATCACAGAAATAGTCGAGCGCTCGAGCGACAGTCAGCCGAATATTATCCACCCACTCCCGCGGGAGCGGAGCCTGCTCCCGCTCCTTGCCCTTTTTATCGCCGCTATCCGTATGGATCGCACAGAACAAGGGCAGTCGCCAggcctcctcatcaccgCAGTCGCAGCATCCGCAATTCCccgaggaaagagaaatctgGTACTGATGGCCGGTGTGATCGGATGAGTCGAAACAGCGGCTGCAAAGCACGCAGGTATCATCCGCAGCGCAAGTGATGCATCGATACGTCGCCTCCCCGGCTCGGAAGATATGACCACAACGCTTGCCCCGCGCAGCTTCGGTATATTCTGCACCTTCCTTGGCGCCCTGAGCTTCAGCTAGCTTCCACGGCCCGGTTGGCAGCCCCTCGGGGAATAGTTGTCGAAGGCGTTCTTCGTTATGACCGGTAAGCGaacggaagaggagctcGAGCAGATCTTTCTCTGCTTGGGGACCGTAGCGGTAGTTATGATTGGAAGGAAGCCGTTGAAGGCCTTCACCAAGGATCCTCTCACATTCTGTAAGCATCATTTATCGTCTCTAGTCTGAGAAGACGAGACGCATCCAATTTGCACGGGTATAGAGTGAGGAGGGTGTTCGGCGAGCTAACAGCTCCGTGTGGCGGGACGGAACTGTAGTCCGGTCTGTTCCACCGCGATAAGGAATGAACAAAATCTCTCGAGTGCGTTAAAAGGCTCCTCGAATGGGAAATTTGGTGGTATGTGCAAAGCGGGGTTTGATTAGATTAGGGTGAGGCTAgtcaaaaaggaaaaagacgagaagaaaaacctATCAGTGAACGCTTAGTGATCCGACATTCTAAAGGGATCGATGTCACTGTGGGGGGGAAAGATTTGGTGGGATTAAATGCGAAAACAAACCCAACGGGCAAACCCACCCATAAAGTCTTTCAGGTCATTAATAGCATTCATACAAAACTCTTCGCCTCTTTCATAGATAGCGAAGGGAACTCACTGTTAAACAAAAAGGTATTGAGTTAACAAAGCAAGAGCATTTCGTCGTAAAGAGCGATTGTAAAGGTCCGAGTCCCCACGGTGGTTGTGCTGCCCGTTGGATTTATCCTTTAAGTATGACATCGAACAACGGCTCTCTTGGCGCCACTACCATCTTGCAGCTCATGTTCTCCCCACCACCGGAAGCATAATTTATAGACCACAAGTGAATGCAGGAGCACAGTGATTGGTTAGGGAAAATGAAGCAAGTGAATTCCGAGGTGAATACAGTGTTAAAAAATCTATTTCATACAAGGCACACGCAGCATATACCAATGTCTCTCCAGTGCTCGGCTGTATTATAACATGGGACCGACAACCTTCCCCAGAATGGCTCCATCAATTactgctttttctttactcgtcatcctcctcatccttgacCATGTACTGGTGCTTGATGTCCTTCCATTGACGCTGTAGAATCCGTCAGTGTTATAGTCCTTGATGATCCCGATTCGTCAGGGTCGGAAATTAGAAACATACGCCGCGGTTCATGGCATCCCAGATGCGGTTGGAGGCCGAGTCATAGGCACTGTTTGTGGAAAGCTGGTCAGCAGTCTGTTATAACAGACCAATATCAGGTCGACACGCACATCTCGAAAGCGAAGGcactggtgaagatggccGTGAGGTAAACGGCGTTCCTGCGGATCAGGCCCCTAAATACCGTTGAAAGATCACAGGTTAGCGAGACCGAAGAAATATTCAACGAGACCGTCGTTGGGTGATCCGGGGAGGGGAGACATGCTGGTAGATAGCGGAAGCAATCTGGAGCGGTAACCACTGTTGTTAGCCATTGAACATCATTAGTCAATTCCAAGCAAGAATCACTTACAGCGCCGGCCATTGTGACGAGTTTGAATTAGGGAATGAGGGcggaaaaagagagggaggcaGCAAGGAGACGGGGACTATGTCACAATGGAGGAATGCGAGGTTGAAGTTTCGAAGTTGGCCGGCGCGAAAAGCAGCGGGAATCACCGGGACGCTGATTGGACGGCCGGAACGAAGTGTGCGCAGAGCCTCCGAGTGGCCGCCTCAGGAAACCACCTCAACTCACGCACTCGGCCCTACAAAATTATTGTGGCCCAATTCCTCTTGCCTCATACCTCGTCACGGTTAGATCCCCCCGGAAGCTCCAATAATTACAGGATATTCCTTAAACTACTTTCCTTCCACTCGACCGGAGGTAACACAAGTAAAGCCTACCGAATCCCACATTTATCCCCCACAGCTATGGCTTCCACGAACTCGGGAATTACTACGGACGCAGCGACCGGAGAACGCTATATCCCCTCATCGGTTCGTGCCGATGGCTCTAAACGCCGCGAAATTCGTGTTCGACCCGGCTATCGCCCCCCTGAGGATGTGGAGCTGTATAAGAATCGTGCTGCACAAGCCTGGAAGAACCGTGGTAACACCGGAGTGCCTGGTGCAGAAAGTTTAAAAAACGAGAATGAAAGCCCGGCTAAAACAGGCACGGCGGCTAGTAACAAGAATGCCAAGCGAagggaagcgaagaagaaagcaaaggcagCTCAGGAAGGAACCGCTACTACCGAGGGCAAAAATGTGACCGAAATCGACAACTGGCGTGCCCCGGCTTCCGGCGCCGATAAGAAGCAATCTAATGGACCAGATAAGGCAACtggaggatctgaagaaaCAGTCGATCTAGAAGCCGagaacgaaaagaaggcGCGcaatctgaagaagaaactcCGCCAAGCACGCGACCTACgggacaagaagaaccaAGGAGAAGCCCTGCTTCCCGAGCAACTGGAGAAGGTAATCAAGATCCAGGAACTGATCCGCCAGCTTGACGCACTCGGATTTGATTCGAACGGTGACAAGAAGGACGActctgcggagaaggaagagaaagtcTGAATCCGATATGACATATGATCGATCACGTATGTTATGTTAATACCGCGGTTCTTCCGGCGGCCGTTCGATAATGGACAGCCTACCTATTGGTATCGATGTTGATAGTCGGAAAGGACTTTTCCCGCGAAACTTTTTTCGAGTTGACTTGCGCCTCTGTGGTACTACACAACCGCTCTTATCTGGTGAGACGGTCCTTGGCCACATCGCGGGTGGAATTTCAATCTGAACTGCATATATGCAGCTACCAGCGTACTACCGCCTATCAACTACTCGAGGAATTCTGATATGGAAAATCCCAGTGATCGCCTTGTCACTCATACAGAGGCACTGACCTATGAATTAGAGTAATAAAAGACTCTGGCTATCCGTCTCATATTCTATGTGGCACGTGTCTGTTCTTTACTTTGACTTGGATGTATCTATCAGTCACTATGGACCCGTTTGAGCAGCTCGTTACGCATTATATCTCAGAAGACAAGTCTTCAATACTTCGAATTTTCTCATATGTTGTCGAGATTAGCACGAGTCTATATTACACAGGGTCATAGAGTTCAGTAGAAGAAACTCTAGCTCAAAAATGTTTGCGCTCGGTCCTGTACACCTCAGCCCATCGTACAGGAGATGTGACGATGCCGCCCTCCAACTCCCATTTTTCATAGTCGAACCTCCTCCAGGGGCGATCGCCGTCACCGGGGCCCAGCTTTCGAGCACCGACGCCGAACGACGCCGCTAAATACCCCTGTCGGATACAGTCCGTCACACCAACACCATTATACCAACTTCCTGCCAGAGTAAGTCTATTGTTAAGCTCGTGCCGTGTGGACCGAGACAGTTCGCGCATGCGAGACAAGTGTCCCACAGTGTATTGAGGAATGGCATTCCGCTGCAGCCGGCTGCTCGTTAGAGTGGGCGCATCCGTAATGCCCAGATGCCGGTGAAGCAACGCACGAGACATTGCAACAGCTGTGTCATGGTCGGGATAATCGGACTCTTTCCACCCATCCCACCAATGGCCACCCATCATCACTGTAAGCTTAGTGCCGGGTGCAGTATCTTGACCCACGCTAGAATCAGATCCAAATATAACCCCTAATGCCCTCTCGGGATTCTGCTCATAAGGGATCGATCGCGGTATGAGATATCCAAAGCCGCTGACCGGGAGGAGGTCTGGGTTAGGGAAATACAAGTTGACAACCATGACT encodes:
- a CDS encoding cytochrome b-c1 complex subunit 9 (predicted protein), with translation MAGAVSDSCLELTNDVQWLTTVVTAPDCFRYLPACLPSPDHPTTVSLNISSVSLTCDLSTVFRGLIRRNAVYLTAIFTSAFAFEIAYDSASNRIWDAMNRGRQWKDIKHQYMVKDEEDDE
- a CDS encoding putative RNA binding protein Pym (predicted protein), translated to MEECEVEVSKLAGAKSSGNHRDADWTAGTKCAQSLRVAASGNHLNSRTRPYKIIVAQFLLPHTSSRLDPPGSSNNYRIFLKLLSFHSTGGNTSKAYRIPHLSPTAMASTNSGITTDAATGERYIPSSVRADGSKRREIRVRPGYRPPEDVELYKNRAAQAWKNRGNTGVPGAESLKNENESPAKTGTAASNKNAKRREAKKKAKAAQEGTATTEGKNVTEIDNWRAPASGADKKQSNGPDKATGGSEETVDLEAENEKKARNLKKKLRQARDLRDKKNQGEALLPEQLEKVIKIQELIRQLDALGFDSNGDKKDDSAEKEEKV
- a CDS encoding putative ubiquitin-protein ligase E3 component (UBR1) (N-end rule pathway, recognition component UBR1); protein product: MLTECERILGEGLQRLPSNHNYRYGPQAEKDLLELLFRSLTGHNEERLRQLFPEGLPTGPWKLAEAQGAKEGAEYTEAARGKRCGHIFRAGEATYRCITCAADDTCVLCSRCFDSSDHTGHQYQISLSSGNCGCCDCGDEEAWRLPLFCAIHTDSGDKKGKEREQAPLPREWVDNIRLTVARALDYFCDVLSCSPEQLRLPKTEEGIRQDEEASRLRPGWYGEGDLAEEEPEFALALWNDEKHTIRDVAHQVSRACRERDSFGNDRAQETNDYGRSVVKYSKDLQRLLAVSKIIEQIKVTVTIRSARDTFREQMCGTIVEWLADISGCSVLEDNEILRHTVCEELLSPWRRGSGAFNADIGMKGIDDQEKSDNAPYRTVMLTVSPQGQVVLAADDDDEDEDIENGDEQGANEDGEDDEDFVEGHDDDADDEDEDIEMDLNRLRQEVEDEDEDMVMGNADDALDTIQALLGFARQRQNPEQQQEEEEEEEQPHAEAIETEAQTAPNDSVSSETHDDVSASYVPIPKTPSGVVKPSPAKTPSYWQVRSSVPKRGDNVPPYEDLWQRTRLDWMILFDLRLWKKTRTDLRDLYIGTVVNVPQFKRIMGLRLSALYTALAQLYLIADREPDHSIVNLSLQLLTTPSITEEIVLRGNFLTKVMSILYTFLTTRQVGEPYEVNPNATLAFDAGSVTNRRLYHFFLDLRYLLQSEYVQNRVRTEEQYLCQFLDLVKLSQGICPNVRAVGEHVEYETDAWISASILMREINRLCRQICEAFRNPDVDGGENLLRALKVATVSAVAHSTGIERKRFDQAEIKEYVKFKSLPFFDFEGDDQPGQVSRHRVVDFVVERGSISFHHALHYTLSWLLECGRNMSSSLMRDTLLEAAQIANDNFIHDSSLAPEDLLLSMFDYPLRVCAWLAQMKAGMWVRNGLSLRHQMSQYRGVSSRDFAYYRDIFLLQTALVTCNPSRVLASIADRFGMVDWMTRNYMPRAGYEDNQIIDVAEEFVHLLVILLTDRNSLTAIDDGDAAMSENIRRDIAHVLCFKPLSFSDLSTRLSDKLLDSDMFQDVLEEVAGFRPPEGLNDTGTFELKSQYIDLIDPYSAHYTKNQRDEAENIYKEWMAKKTGKKPSDVVFEPKLRRITSGAFIGLPRFTRTLLFAQIVHQCLDYVVSSKECTPNIPPTRVETFLQVVLHLILAAALEDSTEEDEMTEEPMESFVSHALTKDRTTQAGYLTIVGLLEKISIMSEFSACGPKIRHILKKLWQKRPRTYASATAALRFPFDRVDTNSPAIDTDNEKEIKKKQALERQARVMAQFQQQQQNFLNSQGAIDWGEEDFSDMESEPEAAPETKLWKYPSGTCILCQEETSDSRLYGTFALVQDSGIMRQTDIRDPDWIREVLKTPLSLDKSAESVRPFGVAGENRTTVKRLDSTGGEVISEKVGLSKGFNAKNTLRGPVTTGCGHIMHYSCFEVYYTATQRRQSQQIARNHPERLNFNEFVCPLCKALGNAFLPITWKGKEESYPGVLNTTVSFDDFMTGEVKSALSHPRNYALLMEHNKIQQQSYQDLFLDYLNKSLVPPLASKTEQLMTSLLPSTAHYVQQARLPVPGLFPSQDDLPAASPLQQVSSPGDSPMSELLQIYKRLKQTLRLNHIYSTFSHHPDTIKTDDLVHTDSLFQTFGFSIAAAEIQQRGVESEPGSTVLEKIPQLTLTHLRVLAESALTYAAVGCLHDSNGPHTRSADEIQEMHRQKICQLFVGHPCLSGTALLDDVREIEPLLGKDIFVFLAECSLSLLPILNIDIRHLIQMCYVAEIVKVAVTYILWPLGLKEELAQNGDAHYLLDIELSDERYKSARQFFNSIVTELKSNSVGRAEGSSFPAESGYVKDGEDSATPGVVIALRRLVSSYALTFLRKAVILLHVQHGVEFPNTGFHDLGVSELDRLTKTLHLPSIDEIFASISTARKSGSPFDAVISGWIFHWNASRSGIRIGDHKLWPSLSHPAIFELVGLPKYYDSLIEEANRRRCPNSKKELSDPSICLFCGDIFCSQAVCCMENKMGGCNQHVQKCGKNIGLFINIRKCTVLYLHNHHGSWHYAPYLDRHGEVDPGLRRNRQLILNQKRYDRLLRDVWLSHGIPATISRKLEADINNGGWETI